The Microbulbifer hydrolyticus genome has a segment encoding these proteins:
- the argE gene encoding acetylornithine deacetylase produces MSTRTLPTLQSQLQQLVASPSVSATNPKLDMGNRGVIDLLAVWLDTLGFRAEIMPIESKPNKANLIATLGRGDGGLVLAGHTDTVPYDDDRWQSDPFKLSERDNRFYGLGSTDMKGFFPLAIEAAKAFADKPLRQPLIILATADEETSMSGARALVKAGIPKARYAVIGEPTGLKPIRMHKGMMMERLRITGQAGHSSNPAYGASALEAMHTAMGEILKLRGEWQQRYQNPGFEVQVPTLNLGCIHGGDNPNRICGHTELQFDLRPLPGMPMDELRGELHQRLSNAVGGEKIKLEMDSLIGGVDAFEEPAQSELVKAAEKLTGHSAGSVAFATEAPFLQKLGMQTIVLGPGDIDQAHQPDEYLGLDRIDPMVDILKGMIGHFCL; encoded by the coding sequence ATGAGCACCCGCACTCTGCCTACCCTGCAGAGCCAGCTGCAGCAGCTGGTCGCCAGCCCAAGCGTAAGCGCCACCAACCCAAAACTCGATATGGGCAATCGCGGTGTGATCGACCTGCTGGCGGTATGGCTCGACACACTCGGTTTCCGGGCCGAGATCATGCCGATCGAGAGCAAGCCCAACAAGGCCAACCTGATTGCCACGCTCGGCAGAGGTGACGGTGGCCTGGTGCTCGCGGGACACACGGATACCGTACCCTACGACGACGATCGCTGGCAGTCGGATCCGTTCAAACTGAGCGAGCGGGACAATCGGTTCTACGGTCTCGGCAGTACCGATATGAAAGGCTTTTTCCCGCTCGCCATCGAGGCAGCCAAGGCCTTCGCCGACAAACCACTCAGGCAACCGCTGATCATTCTCGCCACCGCCGACGAGGAGACGTCGATGTCCGGCGCCCGTGCGCTGGTAAAGGCGGGCATACCAAAAGCCCGCTATGCGGTAATCGGCGAGCCCACCGGGCTCAAGCCCATCCGCATGCACAAAGGCATGATGATGGAGCGCTTGCGTATCACCGGCCAGGCCGGCCATTCCTCCAACCCCGCTTATGGGGCCAGTGCGCTGGAAGCCATGCACACCGCGATGGGTGAAATTCTGAAACTGCGCGGCGAGTGGCAGCAGCGCTACCAGAATCCGGGCTTCGAGGTTCAGGTGCCAACACTCAACCTCGGGTGTATCCACGGTGGCGACAACCCAAACCGCATTTGTGGCCACACAGAGTTGCAGTTCGACCTGCGCCCGCTGCCGGGAATGCCCATGGACGAACTGCGTGGAGAGCTGCATCAGCGCCTCAGCAACGCAGTCGGCGGGGAAAAAATAAAACTTGAAATGGACTCGCTGATCGGCGGCGTGGACGCATTCGAAGAGCCAGCACAATCCGAGCTGGTAAAAGCAGCGGAAAAGCTCACCGGGCACAGTGCCGGGAGCGTGGCTTTTGCCACCGAGGCGCCTTTTCTACAAAAACTTGGAATGCAGACGATAGTCCTCGGTCCCGGTGATATCGACCAGGCGCATCAGCCGGATGAGTACCTCGGGTTAGACCGGATTGATCCGATGGTGGATATTTTAAAAGGGATGATTGGGCATTTCTGTTTGTAA
- a CDS encoding ExbD/TolR family protein, translated as MSRRNNTAEEEGQAIDLTPMLDVVFIMLIFFIVTATFIKEPGIDVLKPEATTADLKAASILVAINDNNEIWIAKELVDDRLVKNTLERLYAENPKGWLVIQPDKKASIEKVALIADAARKIGIEKVSVATEKS; from the coding sequence ATGAGCAGAAGAAACAATACGGCTGAAGAAGAAGGACAAGCGATTGACCTCACGCCCATGCTGGACGTGGTGTTCATCATGCTGATCTTCTTCATCGTCACCGCAACCTTTATCAAGGAACCGGGCATTGACGTTCTGAAGCCGGAAGCGACAACCGCTGATCTCAAAGCCGCCTCTATTCTGGTAGCGATTAACGACAACAACGAAATCTGGATTGCCAAAGAGCTGGTAGACGATCGCCTGGTGAAAAACACCCTGGAGCGTCTCTATGCAGAAAACCCGAAAGGGTGGTTGGTAATTCAGCCCGATAAGAAGGCAAGTATCGAGAAGGTTGCCCTGATCGCGGACGCGGCCAGGAAGATCGGAATCGAGAAAGTGTCGGTCGCTACAGAGAAGAGTTAA
- a CDS encoding energy transducer TonB, with product MGQAYPLDSISQLSNRQFSIPLRTVTLLRNGAFALGATGLLLFGMTQLIATDYQAPPEALPPKVAPIHMPEVKPTVHRKEPVKKPQELPPPMQPVTVDRRVEPGDIPISFEPPVVTKRKLGPAIVSSDPLPIYKPAPSYPRRALARGIEGYVVVEFTISKNGSVKNPSVVGGYDGSGAPTDIFNSAALNAVERFKYRPLLSEGQPVEKHGVRNRITFKMAE from the coding sequence ATGGGACAGGCTTATCCGCTAGATTCCATTTCCCAATTATCCAACCGGCAATTTTCCATTCCGTTAAGGACGGTAACGTTGTTGCGTAACGGCGCTTTTGCCCTGGGTGCTACCGGCTTGCTGCTGTTCGGTATGACACAGCTCATTGCCACGGATTATCAGGCTCCTCCGGAGGCTTTGCCGCCCAAGGTGGCGCCTATCCATATGCCAGAAGTGAAGCCCACGGTGCATAGGAAGGAGCCAGTCAAGAAGCCACAGGAGCTGCCGCCCCCCATGCAACCTGTGACGGTCGACCGCCGCGTGGAGCCGGGGGACATACCGATATCGTTTGAGCCGCCGGTGGTGACGAAGAGAAAGTTGGGGCCTGCTATCGTCAGTTCGGACCCGCTGCCAATTTATAAGCCGGCGCCGAGTTACCCGCGTCGCGCACTGGCCAGGGGTATCGAAGGATATGTGGTGGTGGAGTTCACCATTAGCAAAAATGGCAGTGTGAAAAACCCCAGCGTTGTTGGAGGCTACGACGGTAGCGGCGCACCGACGGATATTTTCAATTCCGCAGCGCTGAATGCCGTAGAGCGGTTTAAATACCGGCCTTTGCTGTCTGAGGGGCAACCGGTGGAGAAGCACGGCGTGCGCAACCGAATCACGTTCAAAATGGCCGAATAA
- a CDS encoding tetratricopeptide repeat protein, with product MNMTTVTKGLSKLVLRTSVALPLVLAPAVSVTVLEAVGVSASFAQSQAAEQKTRKTPSMRESAFKYLGKAQEAADAGKWQEALAALREMEAGKSKLNGYETAQMYYFYGFVYYSMEKYPQAINYYKQVLQQGEENLPVALEVGTLLTIAQLYFVTEDYKQALVYLNRWFALADNVTADSYALRAQAYHQVGNAKNAMADITKAISMYEQDGKTPKENWFQLQRYFYYEQNDYKNVAKVLEKLVKYYPKGEYYRQLAGMYGELKREDDMLHMMEAAYVAGALQKEKELLNMAYLFMGAEMPYKGAKVIDKGIKEKKIKRTSKNLETLAQAYQMAQELQKSIPELEAAASMSDKGDLYSRLASIYLDLDDNKKAIDMGAKALKKGGIKRPDQLYIVLGMANANLKKYDTSLKYLEKAVDDKRSEKFAKQWITFVKAEQEREKQLAM from the coding sequence ATGAACATGACGACCGTGACGAAAGGTTTATCCAAGCTCGTCCTGCGCACGTCCGTGGCGCTGCCCCTGGTGCTGGCCCCGGCAGTAAGCGTTACCGTGCTGGAAGCGGTGGGTGTATCCGCTTCTTTTGCCCAGTCCCAAGCGGCTGAACAAAAGACGCGCAAAACCCCATCCATGCGTGAAAGTGCCTTCAAATACCTGGGCAAGGCCCAGGAAGCCGCTGACGCCGGAAAATGGCAGGAAGCACTGGCTGCGTTGAGGGAGATGGAAGCGGGTAAAAGTAAGCTGAACGGTTATGAAACCGCTCAGATGTACTACTTCTACGGCTTTGTCTACTACAGCATGGAGAAGTATCCGCAGGCGATTAACTACTACAAGCAGGTACTGCAGCAGGGTGAAGAAAACCTGCCGGTAGCTCTGGAAGTAGGCACCCTGCTGACCATCGCCCAGCTGTATTTCGTAACCGAAGACTACAAGCAGGCTCTGGTTTACCTGAACAGGTGGTTTGCACTTGCTGACAACGTAACGGCGGATTCTTACGCCCTGCGTGCTCAGGCTTATCATCAGGTGGGTAACGCCAAAAATGCGATGGCTGATATCACCAAGGCCATTTCCATGTACGAGCAGGATGGCAAGACCCCCAAGGAAAACTGGTTCCAGCTGCAGCGCTACTTCTACTATGAGCAGAATGACTACAAAAACGTAGCTAAAGTGCTCGAGAAGCTGGTGAAGTACTACCCGAAAGGCGAGTACTACAGGCAGTTGGCAGGCATGTATGGCGAGCTCAAGCGTGAAGACGACATGCTTCACATGATGGAAGCTGCCTACGTGGCCGGTGCCTTGCAGAAAGAGAAAGAGCTGTTGAACATGGCCTATCTCTTTATGGGTGCTGAGATGCCGTACAAGGGTGCCAAAGTCATCGACAAGGGCATCAAAGAGAAGAAGATCAAGCGGACCTCGAAAAATCTGGAAACCCTGGCTCAGGCTTACCAGATGGCTCAGGAGCTGCAGAAGTCGATTCCCGAGTTGGAAGCTGCTGCCAGCATGTCCGACAAGGGCGATCTTTACTCTCGCCTGGCCAGTATTTACCTGGACCTGGATGACAACAAGAAAGCCATTGATATGGGCGCAAAGGCGCTGAAAAAGGGCGGTATCAAACGTCCTGATCAGCTCTATATTGTTCTCGGTATGGCGAATGCCAACCTGAAGAAGTATGACACTTCGCTGAAGTACCTCGAGAAAGCGGTCGATGACAAGCGTTCCGAGAAATTTGCCAAGCAGTGGATTACTTTTGTCAAAGCAGAGCAGGAGCGGGAGAAGCAGCTGGCAATGTAA
- a CDS encoding MotA/TolQ/ExbB proton channel family protein, with protein sequence MKTSIAKRVLAVAAAGLISVSAVAQDKASSLDQLLKMVQSSKIAESAEHKKREADFRRQKANQASLLKQAENTRASEEARSAALEKKYEEQELLVQQKRQQLDERLGSLKELFGHLTSTAGDLRANLQTSLVSAQYPGRAEFLDQLIDKMNSATKLPTIAEIERLWYELQRETVESGKVVKFNGTVILPDGEQTEQEVVRVGNFNLVSNGKYLEMNDSQKMAELIRQPDGKYQGMASDLQAATSGFTPFGIDPTGPTGGSYLKAMIASPSLVERWHQGGIVGYIITGVGVVALLLAIWRLIVLSGVNAKVNSQLRSSTPNTNNPLGRVLSVAEENKGVDGETLELKMEEAVLKERPAIESGLNLLKIIAMVAPLLGLLGTVTGMIITFQAITIFGAGDPKAMAGGISSALVTTVLGLCVAIPTVLLHTIVNGRAKRILHILDEQSAGIVAENAERK encoded by the coding sequence ATGAAAACCTCTATCGCCAAACGCGTCCTAGCTGTTGCTGCCGCTGGCCTGATCAGTGTTTCCGCTGTAGCCCAGGACAAAGCATCTTCCCTGGACCAGCTGCTGAAGATGGTTCAGAGCTCCAAAATCGCCGAGTCTGCCGAGCACAAAAAGCGCGAAGCGGATTTCCGTCGCCAGAAAGCCAATCAGGCTTCTCTGCTGAAACAGGCTGAAAACACTCGCGCTTCCGAAGAAGCCCGCTCTGCGGCGCTGGAGAAGAAGTACGAAGAACAGGAACTGCTGGTTCAACAGAAGCGTCAGCAGCTGGACGAGCGCCTCGGCTCTCTGAAAGAACTGTTTGGTCACCTGACCTCTACCGCTGGTGACCTGCGTGCCAACCTGCAGACCTCGCTGGTTTCTGCCCAGTACCCGGGCCGTGCCGAGTTCCTCGATCAGCTGATCGACAAAATGAACTCTGCCACCAAACTGCCGACCATCGCAGAGATCGAGCGTCTGTGGTACGAACTGCAGCGTGAAACCGTGGAATCCGGCAAGGTTGTCAAGTTCAACGGCACCGTAATCCTGCCCGACGGCGAACAGACCGAGCAGGAAGTGGTACGTGTTGGTAACTTCAACCTGGTTTCCAATGGCAAATACCTGGAAATGAACGACAGCCAGAAAATGGCCGAGCTGATCCGTCAGCCAGACGGCAAGTACCAGGGCATGGCGTCTGACCTGCAGGCGGCGACCAGCGGTTTCACTCCGTTTGGTATCGACCCCACCGGTCCTACTGGCGGTTCCTACCTGAAGGCCATGATCGCGAGCCCGAGCCTCGTTGAGCGCTGGCACCAGGGTGGTATCGTGGGCTACATCATCACTGGTGTTGGTGTGGTTGCGTTACTGCTGGCCATCTGGCGCCTGATCGTGCTGTCTGGTGTGAACGCTAAAGTGAACTCCCAGCTGCGCTCCTCCACTCCGAACACCAACAACCCGCTGGGTCGTGTTCTGTCCGTAGCGGAAGAGAACAAAGGTGTCGACGGCGAGACTCTGGAACTGAAGATGGAAGAAGCGGTGCTGAAAGAGCGTCCGGCCATCGAATCCGGTCTGAACCTGCTGAAGATCATCGCCATGGTAGCCCCGCTGCTGGGTCTGCTGGGTACCGTTACCGGTATGATCATCACCTTCCAGGCGATCACCATCTTCGGCGCGGGCGATCCAAAGGCAATGGCCGGCGGTATCTCCTCTGCACTGGTAACCACCGTTCTGGGTCTGTGTGTCGCGATCCCGACTGTGCTGCTGCACACCATTGTGAATGGCCGTGCCAAACGCATCCTGCACATCCTGGACGAACAGAGTGCCGGTATCGTTGCAGAAAACGCTGAGCGTAAATAA
- a CDS encoding dihydrofolate reductase, which produces MSAGSPRLAMIVAMASNRAIGRENTLPWRISGDLQFFKRTTLGKPVVMGRKTFESIGRPLPGRQNIVITRNPEWRAEGVTVVASLQSALDAATTSASGDGVEEVMIIGGAEIYRQAMPLAERLYVTEVDAEVEGDAFFPALDETWREVSRDCYPASEKDEYNYCLVQYDRFK; this is translated from the coding sequence ATGTCCGCGGGGTCGCCGAGACTGGCGATGATCGTTGCCATGGCCAGCAACCGCGCCATCGGCCGTGAGAATACCCTGCCCTGGCGTATCTCTGGGGACCTGCAGTTCTTCAAGCGCACCACGCTCGGCAAGCCTGTGGTCATGGGGCGCAAGACCTTCGAGTCCATCGGCCGGCCCCTGCCGGGGCGGCAGAATATTGTGATCACCCGCAATCCCGAGTGGCGTGCCGAAGGCGTGACCGTGGTGGCCTCGTTGCAGTCGGCACTGGATGCCGCGACCACAAGCGCGTCGGGCGACGGCGTCGAAGAGGTCATGATTATCGGCGGGGCGGAGATATACCGGCAGGCGATGCCTCTGGCGGAGCGTTTGTACGTTACCGAGGTGGATGCCGAAGTCGAGGGCGACGCCTTTTTCCCTGCGCTGGACGAAACCTGGCGGGAGGTCAGTCGGGACTGTTACCCGGCGTCTGAGAAGGACGAATACAACTACTGCTTAGTCCAGTACGACAGGTTTAAATAA
- a CDS encoding MotA/TolQ/ExbB proton channel family protein produces MHALNDAWAAVNAFMASGGPVLLLIAGLTFFMWTLIFERFFYFKGSLKRDVQGAVDTWEARPERKSWGAHQIRYALVSRVSEKIQSNMDMIQTCVALAPLFGLLGTVWGMINVFEVLAITGGGDAKQMASGVSMATIPTMAGMVTALSGVFANTYITRTAERETQLLEDHLTMDH; encoded by the coding sequence ATGCACGCATTAAATGACGCATGGGCCGCCGTCAACGCCTTTATGGCGTCGGGCGGGCCAGTACTACTTCTGATCGCCGGCCTGACCTTCTTCATGTGGACGCTGATTTTCGAGCGGTTCTTTTACTTCAAAGGCAGCCTGAAACGCGATGTTCAGGGTGCTGTGGACACCTGGGAAGCGCGCCCTGAGCGCAAATCCTGGGGTGCCCACCAGATCCGCTACGCACTGGTTTCCCGGGTATCCGAGAAGATTCAGAGCAATATGGACATGATTCAGACTTGTGTCGCCCTCGCGCCGTTGTTCGGCCTGCTGGGTACCGTCTGGGGCATGATCAACGTGTTCGAGGTTCTCGCAATTACCGGCGGTGGTGATGCCAAGCAAATGGCCAGCGGTGTATCCATGGCCACCATCCCGACAATGGCGGGCATGGTGACCGCACTGTCTGGGGTATTTGCCAATACCTACATCACTCGTACTGCAGAGCGTGAAACCCAGCTGCTGGAAGACCATCTGACGATGGACCACTGA
- a CDS encoding DUF3450 domain-containing protein: MKTKRFMAVALTTALSAGALYGSVATADTLDTVLKVGEQKTAAATASQKRIDKIAQETSELLTEFRVVNKQIDGLRVYNRQLEKQLANQLAVIKDLDESIDQVTVIERQIQPLILRMLDGLEQFIELDAPFKLAERKSNLEGVKNNMDRSDITVAEKFRQVLELYNFEAEYARKIDSYGDTLNVNGQDREVNVLQIGRIALVAQTTDSKISLAYDKEQKAWVEVDAGEYRRAIMQGLKIAKKQATTDIMTMPIPAPEAAQ; this comes from the coding sequence ATGAAAACCAAGCGATTCATGGCTGTGGCGCTGACCACTGCGCTGTCTGCCGGCGCACTGTACGGTAGCGTAGCCACTGCGGATACACTCGATACCGTTCTCAAGGTTGGCGAGCAGAAAACTGCTGCTGCCACTGCTTCTCAAAAGCGCATCGACAAGATCGCTCAGGAAACTTCTGAACTCCTGACTGAGTTCAGGGTTGTGAACAAGCAAATTGACGGTCTGCGCGTATACAACCGTCAGCTCGAAAAGCAGCTGGCTAACCAGCTGGCCGTGATCAAGGACCTCGACGAGTCCATCGATCAGGTAACCGTTATTGAGCGTCAGATCCAGCCCCTGATCCTGCGTATGCTGGATGGTCTGGAGCAGTTCATCGAGCTGGACGCCCCCTTCAAGTTGGCCGAGCGTAAGTCCAACCTCGAAGGTGTTAAGAACAATATGGACCGTTCCGATATCACCGTAGCGGAGAAATTCCGTCAGGTGCTGGAGCTGTACAACTTCGAAGCCGAATACGCGCGTAAGATCGACAGCTACGGCGACACCCTGAACGTGAACGGTCAGGACCGCGAAGTAAACGTACTGCAGATCGGCCGTATCGCCCTGGTAGCTCAGACCACTGACTCCAAAATCTCCCTGGCTTATGACAAAGAGCAGAAGGCCTGGGTTGAAGTTGACGCTGGCGAATACCGTCGCGCCATCATGCAGGGTCTGAAAATCGCCAAGAAACAGGCCACTACCGACATCATGACTATGCCGATTCCGGCTCCGGAGGCTGCGCAATGA
- the argA gene encoding amino-acid N-acetyltransferase: MNTETTTLNWFRNAAPYINDLRGRTLVVAIPGEGVEHENFRNLVHDLTLLISLGVRLVLVHGARAQVNRALESAGIENRFHGNTRITDRDTLEVIKATMGKLRFEIEAAFSQGLPDSPMARSALKVISGNFVSARPVGIIDGTDMRWTGRVRRMEVPAITRALEENALVLLSPIGTSLTGELFNLNYLDLATEAAKCLRAEKLILYRDTPQLEVAGTPVHDLSIHQAEDVAEQLDSETLNSAISACNAGTQRVHLLSYADNGTLLQELFSREGAGTMIYRDSYEVIRRARINDVGGILGLIRPLEKQGILVRRSREKLEAEIDHFTLVEVDGTPVACAALYPILDHQGDTVAAEIACVAIHPEFRGGGRGAKLLQHLERQARALELSELYVLTTQTEHWFIERGFAQVDVSSLPASRQSMYNIQRNSRVLRKALKA; encoded by the coding sequence GTGAATACCGAAACCACCACCCTCAATTGGTTCCGAAACGCCGCGCCCTATATCAATGACCTGCGCGGGCGAACCCTGGTGGTCGCGATTCCCGGCGAAGGCGTGGAGCACGAGAATTTTCGCAACCTTGTACACGACCTGACGCTACTGATCAGCCTCGGTGTGCGCCTGGTACTGGTACACGGCGCACGCGCGCAGGTAAACCGGGCGCTGGAAAGCGCCGGTATTGAAAACCGTTTTCATGGCAATACCCGTATTACTGATCGCGACACCCTGGAAGTCATCAAGGCGACCATGGGCAAGCTGCGCTTTGAGATCGAGGCGGCCTTTTCCCAGGGGCTACCGGACTCGCCTATGGCCAGGTCAGCGCTCAAGGTGATCTCGGGTAACTTCGTGTCAGCGCGGCCGGTCGGCATCATCGATGGCACGGACATGCGCTGGACCGGCCGGGTGCGGCGGATGGAGGTGCCCGCGATCACGCGTGCGCTGGAAGAAAACGCCCTGGTGTTGCTGTCCCCGATCGGCACCTCTCTCACCGGGGAGCTGTTCAACCTCAATTATCTGGACCTGGCTACAGAGGCTGCAAAATGCCTGCGCGCCGAGAAACTGATCCTGTACCGGGATACACCACAGCTGGAAGTAGCAGGCACGCCGGTGCATGACCTCAGTATCCATCAGGCCGAGGACGTCGCAGAGCAACTCGACAGCGAGACGCTGAACAGCGCCATCAGCGCCTGTAACGCTGGTACCCAGCGGGTACACCTGCTCAGTTACGCCGACAACGGCACGCTGCTACAGGAGCTGTTCAGTCGTGAGGGTGCCGGCACTATGATCTACCGCGACAGCTACGAGGTGATTCGCCGCGCGCGGATTAATGATGTGGGCGGTATTCTTGGCTTGATCCGTCCCCTGGAAAAGCAGGGTATTCTGGTGCGGCGCTCGCGCGAGAAGCTGGAAGCGGAAATTGACCACTTTACTCTGGTCGAAGTTGATGGAACGCCGGTAGCCTGCGCGGCGCTCTACCCGATTCTCGACCACCAGGGGGACACCGTGGCCGCCGAGATTGCCTGTGTCGCGATTCACCCGGAGTTTCGCGGTGGCGGCCGCGGGGCCAAGTTGTTACAGCACCTGGAACGCCAGGCCCGCGCGCTCGAGCTTTCAGAACTCTACGTCCTGACGACACAGACCGAGCACTGGTTTATCGAGCGAGGCTTTGCGCAGGTCGACGTTTCCAGCCTGCCCGCAAGCCGCCAGTCGATGTACAACATCCAGCGCAATTCTCGCGTTTTGCGTAAGGCGCTCAAGGCGTAA
- a CDS encoding energy transducer TonB, with amino-acid sequence MNPVRLVGAGALAVATTFALIFTMHQLIEANMKAPDEEEQIKVADVVMPETKIETKYDTSKPDKPDEPEQPPPEMPEPEFDQPDVDNALNMSAPAANADLKVGGIGGFATEGDYLPIVKVQPQYPRRALQRGIEGWVVVEYTVTKNGSVRDPRVVEAFTKDGNPTTIFNSAAVKSALKYKYKPRVVDGEPIEVPGVKTKISFNMAQ; translated from the coding sequence ATGAACCCGGTAAGACTAGTAGGGGCAGGTGCGCTGGCGGTAGCCACGACTTTCGCCCTGATCTTCACCATGCATCAGCTGATCGAAGCCAACATGAAAGCTCCTGATGAAGAGGAGCAGATCAAAGTGGCCGACGTCGTGATGCCGGAGACGAAGATCGAAACCAAATACGATACCAGCAAACCGGATAAGCCCGACGAGCCCGAGCAGCCGCCGCCCGAAATGCCGGAGCCGGAGTTTGACCAGCCGGATGTGGACAATGCCCTGAACATGTCTGCGCCTGCGGCCAACGCCGACCTGAAGGTGGGTGGTATTGGTGGTTTCGCCACTGAAGGTGATTACCTGCCAATCGTAAAGGTTCAGCCCCAGTATCCCCGTCGCGCACTGCAGCGCGGTATCGAAGGCTGGGTAGTCGTGGAATACACGGTGACCAAGAACGGTTCTGTACGGGACCCGCGTGTAGTGGAAGCTTTCACCAAAGACGGCAACCCCACTACGATCTTCAATAGCGCTGCGGTGAAGTCTGCGCTGAAGTACAAGTACAAGCCGCGGGTTGTTGATGGCGAGCCGATTGAAGTTCCTGGTGTAAAAACCAAGATCAGCTTCAATATGGCGCAATAA
- the ilvD gene encoding dihydroxy-acid dehydratase has protein sequence MPQYRSRTSTAGRNMAGARALWRATGMKDDDFQKPIIAVANSFTQFVPGHVHLKDMGQLVAREIEKAGGVAKEFNTIAVDDGIAMGHDGMLYSLPSREIIADSVEYMVNAHCADALVCISNCDKITPGMLMAALRLNIPVIFVSGGPMEAGKTKLADHKLDLVDAMVIAATDDASDEKVAEYERSACPTCGSCSGMFTANSMNCLTEALGLSLPGNGTMLATHADREALFLRAGREIVSLARRYYEQDDESALPRTIANRAAFSNAMALDIAMGGSTNTILHLLAAAQEGEIDFTLADIDRLSRKIPQLCKVAPNTQKYHIEDVHRAGGVMSILGELEAGGLLDASLPTVHSSSLKEALEQWDIRRTDDPDVHKFFRAGPAGIPTQQAFSQECRWNNLDGDREYGCIRSVEHAYSAEGGLAVLFGNLAVDGCVVKTSGVEEELWKFEGPAHIVESQEDAVAHILEGKVKQGEAVIVRYEGPKGGPGMQEMLYPTSYLKSKGLGKYCALITDGRFSGGTSGLSIGHVSPEAAGGGNIGLVQDGDLIRIDIPNRLIEVDIPEAELHRRREAMSNKGQDAWKPAKVRPRKVSRALKAYALLATAADKGAVREID, from the coding sequence ATGCCTCAATACCGCTCCCGCACTTCTACCGCCGGCCGCAATATGGCCGGCGCCCGCGCACTCTGGCGCGCCACCGGCATGAAGGATGACGACTTTCAAAAGCCGATCATTGCCGTCGCCAACTCTTTTACCCAGTTCGTGCCCGGGCACGTGCACCTCAAAGACATGGGGCAACTGGTGGCGCGGGAAATTGAAAAGGCTGGCGGCGTAGCCAAGGAGTTCAACACCATCGCGGTGGATGACGGTATCGCCATGGGCCACGACGGTATGCTCTACAGCCTGCCCAGCCGTGAGATTATCGCCGACTCAGTGGAATACATGGTAAATGCGCACTGTGCGGATGCGCTGGTGTGCATCTCCAACTGCGACAAAATTACCCCCGGAATGCTGATGGCTGCCCTGCGCCTGAATATCCCGGTGATCTTCGTCTCTGGCGGGCCGATGGAAGCAGGCAAGACCAAGCTCGCGGACCACAAGCTGGACCTTGTCGATGCCATGGTGATTGCGGCCACAGATGACGCTTCCGATGAAAAGGTCGCCGAGTACGAGCGCTCAGCATGCCCCACCTGCGGCTCCTGCTCCGGCATGTTCACCGCCAACTCCATGAACTGCCTCACCGAGGCCCTGGGCCTGTCACTGCCGGGCAACGGCACCATGCTCGCCACCCATGCAGACCGCGAGGCGCTGTTTCTGCGGGCCGGGCGCGAGATCGTGTCGCTCGCCAGGCGCTATTACGAACAGGACGATGAATCCGCACTCCCGCGCACCATCGCCAACCGCGCCGCGTTCAGCAATGCCATGGCGCTGGATATCGCTATGGGCGGTTCCACCAATACCATCCTGCACCTGCTCGCTGCCGCACAGGAAGGGGAGATCGACTTCACCCTTGCCGATATCGACCGCCTGTCACGCAAAATTCCGCAGCTGTGCAAGGTGGCGCCGAACACCCAGAAATATCATATCGAGGATGTACACCGCGCAGGCGGTGTGATGTCCATTCTGGGCGAGCTGGAAGCGGGCGGCCTGCTGGACGCCAGCCTGCCGACCGTGCACAGCAGTTCGCTCAAGGAAGCCCTGGAACAGTGGGACATCCGCCGCACCGACGACCCGGACGTACACAAATTCTTCCGCGCCGGCCCCGCCGGCATCCCCACCCAACAGGCATTCAGCCAGGAGTGTCGCTGGAACAACCTGGATGGCGACCGCGAATATGGCTGTATTCGTTCCGTAGAACACGCCTACTCCGCCGAGGGCGGGCTGGCGGTGCTGTTCGGCAACCTGGCCGTCGATGGCTGCGTGGTGAAGACCTCCGGTGTTGAAGAGGAACTGTGGAAGTTCGAAGGGCCCGCACATATCGTCGAGAGCCAGGAAGATGCGGTAGCGCATATTCTCGAGGGCAAGGTAAAGCAGGGGGAAGCGGTGATCGTGCGCTACGAGGGCCCCAAGGGAGGCCCCGGCATGCAGGAAATGCTCTACCCCACCAGCTACCTTAAATCCAAGGGGCTGGGCAAGTACTGCGCCCTGATCACCGACGGTCGCTTCTCCGGCGGCACCTCGGGCCTGTCCATCGGGCACGTATCTCCGGAAGCGGCCGGTGGCGGTAATATCGGCCTGGTACAGGACGGTGACCTGATACGCATCGATATCCCCAATCGCCTGATCGAAGTGGATATCCCGGAAGCCGAACTCCACCGCCGCCGGGAAGCCATGAGCAACAAAGGACAAGACGCCTGGAAGCCGGCCAAGGTTCGACCACGCAAGGTAAGCCGCGCACTCAAGGCCTACGCGCTGCTCGCTACCGCCGCCGACAAAGGTGCGGTACGCGAGATCGACTGA